A window from Triticum aestivum cultivar Chinese Spring chromosome 6D, IWGSC CS RefSeq v2.1, whole genome shotgun sequence encodes these proteins:
- the LOC123141021 gene encoding uncharacterized protein: protein MCDVQRDTARVVRTVFIHAEPQIPASSARSLAPNSNLDLRSVISNRDRSMMASEPVALPDDALAEVLRRLPPHILAEAWRVCKAWRDAVDNRLRGSMLSRSVHGIFITFTEWHFSFSEFFFRPSRGPAIDGGLYFLPYMGVKVTDHCEGLLLCHESSDDALPRPREYVVNPATRRWARLPKRPLPHMPGLEYTAHLAFEPAVSPHYQVFLIPRVPWRLPADGESDDDNPLLELEWPPVSYLIHVFSSVTQRWDETTFLREGEADGIVADMQSNWWYDQSLYRGVYWQNALYIHCQHGYLTRMSMSDHTYRVIKLPGTGELIAYSYHHLGRSSRGVYVE from the exons ATGTGTGATGTACAGCGTGACACAGCGAGAGTAGTACGAACTGTCTTCATACACGCTGAACCCCAAATCCCAGCTTCTTCTGCTCGTTCTCTAGCCCCCAATTCCAATCTAGATCTCAGGAGTGTGATCTCAAACCGAGATCGATCAATGATGGCATCGGAGCCGGTCGCGCTACCGGACGACGCGCTCGCGGAGGTCCTCCGGCGTCTCCCCCCGCACATCCTGGCCGAGGCCTGGCGGGTCTGCAAGGCGTGGCGCGACGCAGTCGACAACCGCCTGCGCGGCAGCATGCTTTCGCGCTCGGTGCAcggcatcttcatcaccttcacgGAGTGGCACTTCTCGTTCTCGGAGTTCTTCTTCCGCCCCTCGAGGGGCCCGGCGATCGACGGAGGGCTCTATTTCCTGCCGTACATGGGCGTCAAGGTCACGGACCACTGCGAGGGCCTTTTGCTTTGCCATGAGTCGAGCGACGATGCACTGCCGCGCCCGCGCGAGTACGTCGTCAACCCGGCCACCCGTCGGTGGGCGCGTTTGCCCAAACGCCCCTTGCCGCACATGCCAGGATTAGAATACACCGCCCACCTCGCGTTCGAGCCCGCCGTGTCACCGCACTACCAGGTCTTTCTGATCCCACGCGTACCATGGCGACTTCCAGCCGACGGCGAATCCGACGACGACAATCCGTTGCTCGAATTGGAATGGCCTCCCGTGTCATACCTCATCCATGTGTTCTCGTCGGTGACTCAGCGATGGGACGAGACGACCTTCCTTCGAGAAGGGGAGGCTGACGGGATCGTCGCCGACATGCAGTCGAATTGGTGGTATGACCAGTCTCTTTATCGTGGCGTCTACTGGCAAAATGCACTCTACATCCATTGCCAACATGGCTATCTTACGAG GATGTCCATGTCAGATCATACATACAGAGTAATTAAACTACCAGGTACTGGTGAATTGATAGCATATTCCTACCACCATCTCGGGAGGTCATCGCGAGGGGTGTATGTTgaataa